In Kiritimatiellia bacterium, the sequence CACCGCGCCGACCTCGGCCCCATTCCCGCCGAGCGCTGGACAATTCTGCAGGCTCCGCTTCCCCACGTGTTTCGCCAGTGTGGAGAGAGCGGCCAGTTCGGCAGCATCGAGGCGATCGAAATCACCGACTGGAACCCCGCGCAGGCACCAGAGCTGAGGCTTGCGGCGATCACCGCAGGACCGCGTCACCCCGTGCTCCTGCCCCCACCCCCACCGGAGGCTGCGGCGCCATCACCGACTGCAGCTCCGCCTCCTTCGCCGTCCCTCTGCACAGTCCACCGTCGTGCGGACGGCTGGATTGAAATCCGGTCGTCTGCAGACGACGGCGAACTCAGCTATACCCTGGACCCGGCAACATGGCACCGCGGACTCGCGATCTCCTGGAACGGCCGTCTCCGAGCGCGATGGGGAGGATGGCGGTTTGAGGCAGTGATGGGAGATCCCACGCCGAGGTCTGTCGTCACCACCGCAGACCGCATCGAGATCGACACCGCCAGCGGTGCCCGGGTGTCGGTGCGGGCGGCCGGTCGCACGCTGACCATGCAGTTCCGCGCGCCCCGCTCCGCGGGGACCATCGTCGCAGCCGGCTGGGCGGCGCCCTCGCCGCAGCTGCTGACGTTGCCGTTGCTCGAGGATGTCCCCGTCGCGCTCTGGCGCGCCAACGCGCCGGCGGAGCCGCCGCTTTTCGGCACCGCCTTCTTCGATCCCTTCCGGTCCAGCGCCTCCGAGATGGACGCAAGCCGCTCGGTGCTCGGCGCGCTCGGCGCCGCGCGCTACCGGCCCGCGGACGACGGGCGGCCGCCAGCCGTGGAGGAGACATTCCACCTGACGATCTCGCCGCGGGTCGAAGACGTGCTGCCCTCCGTGCCGGCGATGTCCGGCCGGCGCGCCGCAGACGCGGCAATGAGCGTCTACCACGAACCTGGCCCGCTCGGGACCGGCCGCCTCCGCGAGATGTGGGACGAGATGCAGGCTGGCCCCATGTTCGTGCTGAGCGAACCCGCCGTGGGCGCGCCGCGCGAGGACGAGCTCGATTGCACCGATCCGCGCTGGACCCGCGAGTGGCTCCGCTACGGCGCCGATGGCCGCTGGCGCGAGGGCTCCGCTCCCGGTCGTTACGCGATCAAGACCGCCTGGATGGCCACCGCGCAAGCGCTGTCGGCCGCTCGAGGTGAGCCGGCGGACCGCGCCACGGTCGTGCGGGTCGGTGCGGATCCGCCGTGGGCATTCACCGACTACGACGCGCGCACTCCCGGTGCCGCGACATTCCGTGCCGCGATGGAGGGGTTGCACGAGTGGTTCCGGCTCGAGTCGCGGCGACGAGCCGCGCCGGTGCTGTGCGATGCCGCGCGTGCGTGGTACCACGCGGACGCGGCGGACGCGGCGGTCTGGAATCCCGCGCGCGCGGCCGAGCTGGTCGAACAGCCCTGGCGCCCGCTGATGCCGCTGCTACGCCTAAACCGCGCGCTGGGGCTGGTTGGCCCGCCAGTGCCGGCTGCGGGGACGGAACCCGACCATCGCACCCTCGCCTGCCTGATCGCGCACGGCATGGCGCTGAGGCTTCCGCCGCTCGACATCGCCGACGATCGACTGTGGCGATGGACCTTTCTGGTCGCCGCGCTGCACCGGCGCCAGGCACTGCAGACGGTCGAGCGGCTCGCGTGGGGCACGCAGGAGGGAGGGCTCTGTTCCGCCTCCGCCGCACTGGCGGGGGATGCATGGCAACACTCGCGGCTGTACCTGCGATATCGCGACGGCCTCGAAATCTGGGTGAACGGCAGTGTGGACACCTGGCCGGTGACGATCGGCGGAGATCCGGTCGAGCTGCCCGCCGGCGGCTGGTTCGCGATCGGCCCCGATTTGCTGGCGGCCTCTACGCTGCTTGACGGACGCCGGTTCGACCGGGTTCGCGCACCGGAATACGCCTATCACGACGGCCGCGGGTCCGACCGATTGCAGGACGGCATCAGCTCCCCCGCACCGGTGCTGGTGCGCCTGGAGGAGCGGCCCCGTGGACGGTGTCTCCGACTGACCTTCCTCGGTACGCCGGCGCCGGTCGCCTTCGGCCCGCCGTTCTGGCCCCGCGGCGCGCGACTGGTGCGGCTGTCCACCGTCAGCAGCATCGGCGCCCCGATCGCACCGCCTGATGCGGTGCCCGAACAGGATCGACTCCGCGTCACAGCACCGGCCGGCGCGCGGGAGGTCGAATTGGAGTGGACGCGATAGCTCCTCATCGATAGTCTTGGCGCGCGCCGTGCGCGACCGGCGCGGGCAGGTGCGCGCGGACCGCAACCGCAAGGAGCGAACATGACAGCCGAACAGGTTGCGCAGCGGATCGGGCGGTATCGGTGGCTGATCTGCGCACTGCTCTTCATCAACACCGCCAATAACTACCTGGACCGGCAGATGCTCGGCATCCTCGTGCCGAAGCTGGAGGGCATGTTCAACTGGCCGAAGGAAATCGGCTGGGCGCGCATCGTGATGGCGTTCCAGCTCGCGTACGCGGTCGGTTTGCCGTTCTTCGGCCGACTCGTGGACCGCTTTGGCACGCGCGCCACCTACGCATGGGCGACCATCTTCTGGGGCTTTGCGGCGTGGGGGCACATGTTCTGCCGCGAGTGGTGGCAGTTCGGCATCATGCGGCTCTTTCTAGGCCTCGGCGAGGCGGTGAACTTCCCCGCCGCGATCAAGGCGGTCACTGAGTGGTTTCCCCGCCGCGAGCGCGCACTGGCAACCGGCATCTTCAACTCCGGCGCGAACATCGGCGCGGTGATCACCCCCGCCCTGGTGCCCTGGCTGGCGACGCGGTTCGGCTGGCAGTACGCGTTCCTCGTGGGCGGTTCGATCAACTTCATCTTTGTCGCGATGTGGTGGCCGCTCTACCGCCGACCGCAGGAGATGCGCCGGCTGGACCCGGCTGAGCTCTCCTACATCCTCAGCGACAAGGACGAGGAGCCGCCCGTGAAGCTGCCCTGGTGGCAGCTGCTACGCCACCGCGAAGCGTGGGCGTTCGTAATCGGCAAGTTCATGACCGACCCGATCTGGTGGTTCTACTTGTTCTGGCTGCCGAAATGGCTGAACAAGGACTTCGGGCTGGACCTGAAACAGCTCGGCTGGCCGCTGATCGTCGTCTACACGTTCGTGACCATCGGCAGCATTGGCGGCGGTTACATCTCCTCCGCGCTGTTGCGCTCCGGCCGCTCGGTGAACTTCGCGCGCAAAATGGCGTTTCTGCTGATGGCGCTGTGCGTGGTGCCGGTGTCGGTGATCACCCGGCTCTCGAACGTGTGGTGGGCGGTGATCTACGTGGGCTTGGCCGCCGCTGCGCACCAGGGCTGGTCCGCGAACCTGTTCACGCTGGTCTCGGACTGCTTTCCGAAGAACGCGGTCGCCAGCGTGATCGGAATCGGCGGCATGGCCGGCTCGATCGGCGCCATCCTGTTCTCCGAGTTCATCGGGCGCTGGCTCGAGCGCACCGGCCGCTACTGGCTGCTGTTCTTCATCGGCTCGACCGCGTACCTGATCGCATTGGCGATCATCCACGCGCTGGTGCCGCGCATCCGGCCGGTCGATCTCGGTGGGCCGGCCGCGGACCGCCGCTGAGCGCCGCGCGCCGGGCCTCGGAGACCCCCCGAATGCGCGCGGGACCGCGAGCGCTGCGAGGTGCCGCGGCAGCGGCCACGCTCGCCGCCGCCGTGCGCACGATCGCCGCGCCCGAGCCGGCCGAAATGGACGCGCTGCTCGCGCTCTGGCGCGCGCACATGGCCTCGCCAACCGGCCACGCCGCCATCGTCGGCATCGCGACCACGTTCCTGCGCCGTTTTCCCCACGGCGAGCTGCGCGCCGTCGCGCAAGGCCTCGCCGCCTGGCACGCGCTCCGTGAGGCTGCCACCAACCAGGCCGCCGCTCTCTGGTCCGAGATGCTGCAGGCCGACGCCACGCCGCTCGATCGCGCCGGCCAGACCATCGCCCGCCGCTGGCTCACCCGGCTCGACCGCGAGGCGGTGCGCGCGGCCCTGCGCCGTCACTACGCGCAGCACGTCGCCTTCCCCCCCACGCTCCAACCGTTGCGCGCTCTCCCCCCGGACCAGCGCCCCCCTCTCACCGACCGCTTCGGCGAAGCCTGGCAGTACTCGCTCGATGGATTCCGGCGCATCCCCGGCACCCGAGGTCACCGCTACCGCCTCTTCAGCAGCCGGCTCGGCGAGGAGCTCTCGGATCTGTCCACCGCGCTCGCCCGCCCCTACGGCGGGGGCCACGAACCTCCCCGCCCGCTGCGCCGCCTCGGCGCCGCGGTGCAGTTCGAGCTCGGCAGCGAGCAGCCCGTCGTCGGCGAGAACACGACGATCGGCCCCTGGCGCCTCGCCCGCGTGACCGAGCGGTTCCTCGTTCTGTCCGACGACGATTACTGGTGGTTGCTGCCCGCTCCCCCCGAGGCGCCGGCCGCGCCACAAAGCCCGCGATGAACACCTCCGCTCCAATCATTGGACGCCTCCGGCCCCGTCCCCTCCAACCCTTGGAGGCCCCGCGGGTCCGCCCCGGCTGACCGATGCCCGCGCTGATCCATCGCTTCCTGACCGCTGACGAACTCGGCCAGCTCAACCGGTTGACGCTACAGTCCCGCCGCGTCGTGGAAGGCACGCTCGCCGGCCGTCACCGCAGCCCGCTGCGCGGCGCCAGCTCCGAGTTTGCGGACCACCGTGCGTACATCCCCGGTGATGACCCGAAGCGGCTCGACTGGAAAGTGCTCGCCCGCACCGACCGCCACTACATCCGCCGCTACGAGGAGGAAACCAACCTGCGCGTGTACGTCGCGCTCGACCGCAGCGCGTCCATGGACTACGGCTCGCGCCACGTGACCAAGTTCCAGTACGCGGTGCGCCTGACCGCGGCGCTCGGCTACGTCGTCGTCCGTGCGCGCGACTCGGTGGGGTTGTACGTGTTCTCCGAGCGGATTGATGAGTCCCTCGGCGCGGGCAACTCGCGGCTACACTTCAACAACCTGCTCGAGCGCCTCGACCGGCTGCGGCCGAAAGGGACCACCCGCACCGCGGCCGCGCTGCACCGTATCGCCGACGACATCCAGCGGCGCGCGCTCGTAGTGCTGATCTCGGACCTGCTCGACGAGCCCGACGACGTCGCCCGCGCGCTCGCACACTTCCGCCGGCAGCATCACGACGTGATCGTGCTGCAGGTGCTCGATCCCGCCGAGCTCGAGTTGCCGTTCCCCCGCGGCGCAGAGTTCGAAGACCTCGAAACCGGCGAGGTTGTCGCCGCGGACCCCCGCGGCATCCGTGAAGAGTACCGTCGGCTCATCGAGGAGTTCGTCGACCGCCATCGCCGCACCTGCGCGGAGCTGGGGCTGGACCATCGCATCGTCAACACCGCCCAACCGCTCGACCGGTTTCTGCGCGCCTACCTCGACGAACGCAAGCGTCTCCATTGAAGCGGGCGCGCGCGCCGTGCGATAGTCGCCGCAAATGTGCCGCCGAGGTCCCGTGCAGCCGCGCCGCGGACCCCGGCAAACGAACCCGGAGGCGATATGAACCCGCTGATCGTGTTCGACTTCGCGACGCGCACC encodes:
- a CDS encoding MFS transporter encodes the protein MTAEQVAQRIGRYRWLICALLFINTANNYLDRQMLGILVPKLEGMFNWPKEIGWARIVMAFQLAYAVGLPFFGRLVDRFGTRATYAWATIFWGFAAWGHMFCREWWQFGIMRLFLGLGEAVNFPAAIKAVTEWFPRRERALATGIFNSGANIGAVITPALVPWLATRFGWQYAFLVGGSINFIFVAMWWPLYRRPQEMRRLDPAELSYILSDKDEEPPVKLPWWQLLRHREAWAFVIGKFMTDPIWWFYLFWLPKWLNKDFGLDLKQLGWPLIVVYTFVTIGSIGGGYISSALLRSGRSVNFARKMAFLLMALCVVPVSVITRLSNVWWAVIYVGLAAAAHQGWSANLFTLVSDCFPKNAVASVIGIGGMAGSIGAILFSEFIGRWLERTGRYWLLFFIGSTAYLIALAIIHALVPRIRPVDLGGPAADRR
- a CDS encoding DUF58 domain-containing protein, whose translation is MPALIHRFLTADELGQLNRLTLQSRRVVEGTLAGRHRSPLRGASSEFADHRAYIPGDDPKRLDWKVLARTDRHYIRRYEEETNLRVYVALDRSASMDYGSRHVTKFQYAVRLTAALGYVVVRARDSVGLYVFSERIDESLGAGNSRLHFNNLLERLDRLRPKGTTRTAAALHRIADDIQRRALVVLISDLLDEPDDVARALAHFRRQHHDVIVLQVLDPAELELPFPRGAEFEDLETGEVVAADPRGIREEYRRLIEEFVDRHRRTCAELGLDHRIVNTAQPLDRFLRAYLDERKRLH